A single genomic interval of Amycolatopsis albispora harbors:
- a CDS encoding WhiB family transcriptional regulator has product MADTRRLPGPNADVWDWQLEGSCRGMDSGSFFHPDGERGPARARREAKAKAICQACPVLEMCRRHALAVHEPYGIWGGLSESERENIIKAGKRSLSLSGS; this is encoded by the coding sequence ATGGCAGACACGCGCAGGCTCCCTGGCCCCAACGCCGATGTGTGGGACTGGCAACTCGAGGGGTCTTGCCGGGGGATGGACAGCGGCTCCTTCTTCCACCCCGACGGGGAACGAGGCCCCGCGCGGGCCAGACGAGAAGCCAAAGCGAAGGCTATCTGCCAGGCCTGTCCGGTGCTGGAGATGTGCCGACGGCACGCGCTGGCCGTGCACGAGCCGTACGGCATCTGGGGCGGGCTTTCGGAATCCGAACGCGAGAACATCATCAAGGCGGGCAAGCGCTCGCTGAGCCTGTCCGGTTCCTGA
- a CDS encoding MerR family transcriptional regulator, with product MPAADESDPSEPSLPVASVARRLGVAPATLRTWDRRYGLGPSHHVGGRHRRYGPRDIGRLELMQQALLRGTSTAEAARYALERMPKAPEMSAALRIDTPDGELLVPSRPARLPPPPSTEQLLAEAGDPGQSRLARRLSTAALALDSRAVERTLAEAIERFGVLSAWSGVLQPVLTALADRWRGSGNSAGAEVEYLLADAVLAALIRATPVLDEPRNVRPVLLSSVPEERDGLALYALAAELACRGVGTQLFATPLPAEVLAVAVRRAAPAAVVLWARRSGAAHPRLFSRVMRGRQRSRLFACGPGWDAAGLPAKVELLDDLAAAVDRVEYVLLGPLGPRD from the coding sequence ATGCCTGCTGCGGACGAGTCCGATCCCAGCGAACCGAGCCTTCCTGTCGCTTCCGTCGCGCGTCGCCTCGGCGTCGCGCCGGCCACGCTGCGGACGTGGGACCGGCGCTACGGGCTCGGGCCGAGCCACCACGTCGGCGGGCGTCACCGCCGTTACGGGCCGCGGGACATCGGCCGCCTCGAGCTGATGCAGCAGGCGCTGCTGCGGGGCACGTCCACCGCGGAGGCCGCCCGGTATGCGCTCGAACGCATGCCGAAGGCGCCGGAGATGTCCGCCGCCCTGCGCATCGACACCCCGGACGGCGAACTGCTCGTCCCGTCCCGGCCCGCCCGTCTCCCGCCACCGCCCTCAACGGAGCAATTGCTTGCGGAAGCAGGTGACCCCGGGCAGTCGCGGCTGGCGCGGCGGCTGAGCACGGCGGCCCTCGCGCTCGACTCGCGGGCGGTGGAGCGCACGCTGGCCGAGGCGATCGAGCGGTTCGGCGTGCTGTCGGCGTGGTCGGGGGTGCTGCAGCCGGTGCTCACCGCGCTTGCCGACCGGTGGCGGGGCAGCGGCAACTCGGCCGGGGCGGAGGTCGAGTACCTGCTCGCCGACGCCGTGCTCGCCGCGTTGATCCGCGCCACACCCGTGCTCGACGAACCGCGCAACGTCCGTCCGGTGCTGCTCTCGTCCGTGCCGGAGGAGCGGGACGGGCTGGCGCTGTACGCGCTGGCGGCCGAACTGGCGTGCCGGGGCGTCGGCACCCAGCTGTTCGCCACGCCGCTGCCCGCCGAGGTGCTGGCGGTCGCCGTCCGCCGGGCCGCGCCCGCGGCCGTGGTGCTGTGGGCGCGCCGGTCGGGCGCGGCGCACCCGCGGTTGTTCTCGCGGGTCATGCGGGGGCGTCAGCGGAGCAGGCTGTTCGCCTGCGGGCCCGGCTGGGACGCCGCGGGGCTCCCGGCGAAGGTCGAACTGCTCGACGACCTGGCCGCCGCGGTCGACCGCGTGGAGTACGTGCTGCTCGGTCCGCTCGGTCCGCGAGACTGA
- a CDS encoding response regulator transcription factor, which produces MTTVLICDDRRSVREGLTRVMSAVPGVSRIDCVAHGDELLARYSRQPVDVVLVGTQRAVPTGVEATRRLVSANPQANVIVFGAPDDAGSIAAAIAGGARGYLRWDASRPELVAALAHTLASTSVPAPRQPSDPGVQLTERELQVLRGMSQGKSNGQIGRELYLSEDTVKTHARRLFRKLGVRDRAQAVAHGFRRGLVS; this is translated from the coding sequence GTGACGACGGTCTTGATCTGCGACGACCGACGCAGTGTCCGCGAAGGGCTTACTCGCGTGATGTCTGCTGTTCCAGGGGTCAGTCGCATCGACTGCGTAGCGCACGGTGACGAGTTGCTGGCCAGGTACTCCCGGCAGCCGGTGGACGTCGTGCTCGTCGGTACCCAGCGCGCGGTGCCGACCGGGGTGGAGGCCACCCGACGGCTCGTCTCCGCGAACCCCCAGGCGAACGTCATCGTGTTCGGCGCACCCGACGACGCGGGCAGCATCGCCGCCGCGATCGCCGGTGGTGCCCGCGGCTACCTCCGCTGGGACGCGTCCCGGCCGGAGCTCGTCGCCGCACTGGCCCACACCCTCGCCAGCACCTCGGTGCCCGCGCCCCGGCAGCCTTCGGACCCCGGCGTCCAGCTGACCGAGCGTGAGCTGCAGGTCCTGCGCGGGATGAGCCAAGGCAAGAGCAACGGGCAGATCGGCCGCGAGCTGTACCTGTCCGAGGACACCGTGAAGACCCACGCCCGCCGGCTGTTCCGCAAGCTCGGCGTGCGCGACCGCGCGCAGGCCGTCGCCCACGGCTTCCGCCGCGGCCTGGTGTCCTGA
- a CDS encoding sigma-70 family RNA polymerase sigma factor, which translates to MANVGDGLDEPVAAAVEGDPQAVERLLAAIRPLVVRYCRARVGRQERSFASADDVAQEVCLAVLTALPSYRDQGRPFLAFVYGIAQHKVADAHRAAARNRAEPVAEVPDEVEGGVGPEQRALQGELNERMAQLLQVLPDKQREIVVLRVVVGLSAEETAEAVGSTPGAVRVAQHRALARLRKVLAAEEVV; encoded by the coding sequence ATGGCCAATGTGGGGGATGGACTGGACGAGCCAGTCGCCGCCGCTGTCGAGGGAGACCCCCAGGCAGTCGAGCGGCTGCTGGCCGCTATCCGTCCCCTTGTGGTGCGGTACTGCCGCGCCAGGGTCGGTAGGCAGGAACGTTCGTTCGCTTCCGCGGACGATGTCGCGCAGGAGGTGTGTCTCGCGGTGCTCACGGCATTGCCCTCGTACCGTGATCAAGGGCGCCCCTTCCTGGCGTTCGTTTACGGAATCGCCCAGCACAAGGTGGCCGACGCGCACCGCGCGGCCGCCCGCAACCGCGCCGAGCCGGTGGCCGAGGTCCCGGACGAGGTGGAGGGCGGCGTCGGCCCCGAGCAGCGCGCCCTGCAGGGCGAGCTGAACGAGCGCATGGCGCAACTGCTGCAGGTCCTGCCCGACAAGCAACGTGAGATCGTCGTCCTGCGCGTGGTCGTGGGACTGTCCGCCGAGGAGACCGCCGAAGCGGTGGGCTCCACGCCGGGCGCGGTCCGCGTGGCCCAGCACCGCGCGCTCGCGCGGCTGCGCAAGGTACTGGCCGCTGAGGAGGTGGTCTGA
- a CDS encoding anti-sigma-D factor RsdA encodes MTEREGQRESGDGPGTVPDLSAVQADDALLDALGGSDPQVADALGDQELNALLLSWRRDIDSQPIPELIDTDAAVVTVKTAALAHKHGNRGRKRRLLVPVAAAAAVLAIAFTGTGLAARDAQPGDTLWGLTKVLYADHARSIEAAAHVRSELNAADIAISEGRLDDARKALDDAQAALRQVSVEDNLDQLMAQHRQLSARLENPKPDTPSKPGTTEPGTTQTGTSPTGTPPVVDSPLPPTHVDPTTLPPDNTAPTSNPPEPSSPPPSSTTPISSGGGSEPNTGGGQQGNAVEGNAPAEAGVP; translated from the coding sequence GTGACCGAACGCGAAGGTCAGCGTGAGTCCGGCGATGGGCCCGGCACCGTGCCCGACCTGTCCGCCGTGCAGGCGGACGACGCGTTGCTCGACGCACTGGGCGGGTCAGACCCCCAGGTCGCGGACGCACTCGGAGACCAGGAACTGAACGCGCTGCTGCTGTCGTGGCGGCGTGACATCGACAGCCAGCCCATTCCCGAGCTGATCGACACCGACGCCGCGGTGGTCACCGTGAAGACCGCCGCGCTGGCCCACAAGCACGGCAACCGCGGGCGCAAGCGCCGCCTGCTGGTCCCGGTGGCCGCGGCCGCGGCGGTGCTCGCGATCGCCTTCACCGGCACCGGGCTCGCCGCGCGCGACGCCCAGCCCGGCGACACGCTGTGGGGCCTGACCAAGGTGCTCTACGCCGATCACGCCCGCTCGATCGAGGCCGCCGCGCACGTGCGCAGCGAGCTGAACGCGGCGGACATCGCGATCAGCGAGGGCAGGCTGGACGACGCCCGCAAGGCGCTCGACGACGCGCAGGCCGCGCTGCGGCAGGTGTCCGTCGAGGACAACCTCGACCAGCTGATGGCCCAGCACCGCCAGCTCAGCGCGCGGCTGGAGAACCCGAAGCCGGACACGCCGAGCAAGCCGGGCACCACCGAGCCGGGCACCACGCAGACGGGCACCTCGCCCACCGGCACCCCGCCGGTGGTGGACAGCCCGCTGCCGCCGACGCACGTCGACCCGACGACGCTGCCGCCGGACAACACGGCGCCGACCAGCAACCCGCCGGAGCCGTCGAGCCCGCCGCCGTCGTCGACCACCCCGATCAGCTCGGGTGGTGGCTCGGAGCCGAACACCGGCGGTGGCCAGCAGGGCAACGCCGTCGAGGGCAACGCGCCCGCCGAAGCAGGCGTTCCGTAA
- a CDS encoding DUF5319 domain-containing protein — protein sequence MQRVPHDVLPPDPFADDPDDPAREVAGLDDDVTEPITADERTELLADLSDLAVYQALLAPRGVRGIVVDCGECDQPHYHDWQLLRASLEQLLNDGRMRPHEPAFDPNPADYVSWDYCRGFADGVTTTESAY from the coding sequence GTGCAGCGCGTGCCGCACGACGTGTTGCCCCCAGACCCGTTCGCCGACGACCCGGACGACCCCGCCAGGGAGGTCGCCGGGCTGGACGACGACGTGACCGAGCCGATCACCGCCGACGAGCGCACCGAGCTGCTCGCCGACCTGTCCGATCTGGCCGTGTACCAGGCCCTGCTCGCCCCACGGGGCGTGCGGGGCATCGTCGTGGACTGCGGCGAATGCGACCAGCCTCACTACCACGACTGGCAGTTGCTCCGGGCCAGCCTCGAACAGCTGCTCAACGACGGGCGCATGCGCCCGCACGAGCCGGCGTTCGACCCGAACCCGGCCGACTACGTGAGCTGGGACTACTGCCGCGGGTTCGCCGACGGGGTCACGACCACCGAAAGCGCCTACTGA
- the guaB gene encoding IMP dehydrogenase has product MTSEHSATFPTKFAMLGLTFDDVLLLPAESDVVPSSVDTTTRLSRNVSLRIPLVSAAMDTVTEARMAIAMARQGGMGVLQRNLPIEEQATAVEVVKRSEAGMVTDPVTCSPEDTLSEVDSLCARYRISGVPVTDAAGTLVGIITNRDMRFEVDHSRPVSEVMTRTPLVTAQVGVTADAALGLLRRHKIEKLPIVDGAGKLRGLITVKDFVKTEQFPMATKDPDGRLIVGAAVGVGADGHQRAMALADAGVDVLMVDTAHGHSRAVVDTVSLLKKELGDTVDVVGGNVATRAGAQALVEAGADGVKVGVGPGSICTTRVVAGVGVPQISAIYEADQACRPAGVPVIGDGGIQYSGDIVKALATGASTVMLGSLLAGTAEAPGDLILVNGKQFKTYRGMGSLGAMQSRGEAKSYSKDRYAQDDVLSEDKLVPEGIEGRIPFRGPLSTVVHQLVGGLRSGMGYAGARTVAELQEAQLVRITAAGLKESHPHDITMTVEAPNYTTR; this is encoded by the coding sequence ATGACCAGCGAGCACTCCGCCACCTTCCCGACCAAGTTCGCCATGCTCGGGCTGACCTTCGACGACGTGTTGCTGCTGCCGGCGGAATCGGACGTGGTGCCCAGTTCGGTGGACACCACGACGCGGCTCTCCCGCAACGTCAGCCTGCGCATCCCGCTGGTCTCCGCCGCGATGGACACGGTGACCGAGGCCAGGATGGCCATCGCGATGGCCCGCCAGGGCGGCATGGGCGTGCTCCAGCGCAACCTGCCGATCGAGGAGCAGGCCACCGCGGTGGAGGTGGTCAAGCGCTCCGAGGCAGGCATGGTGACCGATCCGGTGACCTGCTCCCCGGAGGACACCCTGTCCGAGGTGGACTCGCTGTGCGCCCGCTACCGGATCTCCGGGGTGCCGGTGACCGACGCGGCGGGCACGCTGGTGGGCATCATCACCAACCGCGACATGCGCTTCGAGGTGGACCACAGCCGCCCGGTCAGCGAGGTGATGACGCGCACGCCGCTGGTCACCGCGCAGGTGGGCGTGACCGCGGACGCGGCGCTCGGGCTGCTGCGCCGCCACAAGATCGAGAAGCTGCCGATCGTGGACGGCGCCGGCAAGCTGCGCGGGCTGATCACGGTCAAGGACTTCGTCAAGACCGAGCAGTTCCCGATGGCCACCAAGGACCCCGACGGCAGGCTGATCGTCGGCGCGGCGGTCGGCGTCGGCGCCGACGGGCACCAGCGCGCGATGGCGCTGGCCGACGCGGGCGTGGACGTGCTGATGGTGGACACCGCGCACGGGCACTCGCGGGCCGTGGTGGACACGGTGTCCCTGCTGAAGAAGGAACTCGGCGACACCGTCGACGTGGTCGGCGGCAACGTGGCCACCCGTGCCGGTGCGCAGGCGCTGGTCGAAGCGGGCGCGGACGGGGTGAAGGTCGGCGTCGGCCCCGGCTCCATCTGCACCACGCGCGTGGTCGCCGGGGTCGGTGTGCCGCAGATCTCGGCGATCTACGAAGCCGACCAGGCCTGCCGCCCGGCCGGGGTGCCGGTGATCGGCGACGGCGGCATCCAGTACTCCGGCGACATCGTCAAGGCGCTGGCCACCGGGGCGTCCACGGTCATGCTGGGCAGCCTGCTGGCCGGCACCGCCGAGGCGCCGGGCGACCTGATCCTGGTCAACGGCAAGCAGTTCAAGACCTACCGCGGCATGGGCTCGCTGGGCGCGATGCAGTCGCGCGGTGAGGCGAAGTCGTACTCCAAGGACCGCTACGCGCAGGACGACGTGCTCTCCGAGGACAAGCTGGTGCCCGAGGGCATCGAGGGCCGGATCCCGTTCCGCGGCCCGCTGTCCACTGTGGTCCACCAGCTCGTCGGCGGGCTGCGCTCGGGCATGGGGTACGCGGGTGCGCGCACGGTCGCCGAGCTGCAGGAGGCCCAGCTGGTGCGGATCACCGCGGCCGGGCTGAAGGAGAGCCACCCGCACGACATCACGATGACCGTCGAGGCGCCGAACTACACCACGCGCTAG
- a CDS encoding GuaB3 family IMP dehydrogenase-related protein, translating to MRDLVEIGMGRTARRAYDLDDIEIVPSRRTRSSKVVSTAWKIDAYQFDLPLVTHPTDAIVSPGTAVAVGELGGLGVLNAEGLWARQPDVEEAMFRIVRAAEEGDGDPTALTRVLQELHSAPIRIDLISEAIRTVREAGVTVAVRVSPQHAAELTPDLLAAGVEILVVQGTIVSAEHVVRDGDPLNLKQFISDLDVPVIAGGVGDYRTAMHLMRTGAAGVIVGHGASPGVTSTDRVLGIGAPMATAIIDAAAARRDYLDETGGRYVHVLADGGINVSGDIAKAIACGADAVMLGAPLAAATEAPGQGLYWTAAAAHPSLPRSRVAAGPDYAVDLKTLLFGPSSDAEGVVNLFGALRRAMAKTGYSDLKEFQKVGLTIRG from the coding sequence GTGCGGGATCTGGTCGAGATCGGGATGGGCCGTACCGCTCGGCGGGCGTACGACCTCGACGACATCGAGATCGTGCCCTCGCGGCGCACCCGGTCGTCGAAGGTGGTCTCCACTGCCTGGAAGATCGACGCCTACCAGTTCGACCTGCCGCTGGTGACGCACCCGACGGACGCGATCGTCTCGCCGGGCACCGCGGTGGCGGTCGGTGAGCTGGGCGGGCTCGGCGTGCTCAACGCCGAGGGGCTGTGGGCGCGCCAGCCGGACGTCGAAGAGGCGATGTTCCGGATCGTGCGCGCGGCCGAGGAGGGCGACGGCGACCCGACCGCGCTCACCCGCGTGCTCCAGGAGCTGCACTCGGCGCCGATCCGGATCGACCTGATCTCCGAGGCGATCCGCACGGTCCGCGAGGCGGGTGTGACGGTGGCGGTGCGGGTGAGCCCGCAGCACGCCGCCGAGCTGACGCCCGACCTGCTCGCCGCCGGCGTGGAGATCCTGGTGGTGCAGGGCACGATCGTCTCCGCCGAGCACGTGGTGCGCGACGGCGACCCGCTGAACCTCAAGCAGTTCATCTCCGACCTCGACGTGCCGGTGATCGCCGGCGGGGTCGGCGACTACCGGACCGCGATGCACCTGATGCGCACCGGCGCGGCGGGCGTGATCGTCGGGCACGGCGCCAGCCCCGGCGTGACCAGCACCGACCGCGTGCTCGGCATCGGCGCGCCGATGGCGACCGCGATCATCGACGCGGCGGCGGCGCGGCGCGACTACCTCGACGAGACCGGCGGCCGGTACGTGCACGTGCTCGCCGACGGCGGCATCAACGTCTCCGGTGACATCGCCAAGGCGATCGCCTGCGGCGCGGACGCGGTCATGCTCGGCGCGCCGCTGGCGGCCGCCACCGAGGCGCCCGGTCAGGGGCTCTACTGGACGGCCGCGGCCGCGCACCCGTCCCTGCCGCGTTCGCGCGTGGCGGCGGGCCCGGACTACGCCGTGGACCTGAAGACCCTGCTGTTCGGGCCGTCTTCGGACGCCGAGGGCGTGGTCAACCTGTTCGGCGCGCTGCGGCGGGCGATGGCCAAGACCGGTTACTCCGACCTGAAGGAGTTCCAGAAGGTCGGCCTGACCATCCGCGGCTGA
- a CDS encoding GMC family oxidoreductase, protein MTARNTTTDYDVVVVGSGFGGSVAALRLTEKGYRVAVIEAGRRFADDEFAKTSWDVRRYLWAPQLGCFGIQRIHLLKDVMVLAGAGVGGGSLVYANTLYRPLKPFYTDQQWAHITDWEAELGPHYDQASRMLGVVTNPTVTPSDEVMQKVAADLGVADSYHPTPVGVYFGEPGKRVADPYFGGAGPARTGCTECGSCMTGCRVGAKNTLVKNYLYLAERAGAKVIPLTTVTALRERADGSFEVDLRKTGKTSARFQTTVTAGQVVLAAGTWGTQNLLHRMKDTGALPRLSPRLGELTRTNSEAIIGSGRPTVDPARDFTRGVAITSSIHPDETTHIEPVRYGKGSNAMSLLQTIATDGASPVPRWRQAVRFLVRHPIQSAKLLNGYRWSERTVILLVMQSLDNSITTYTRRGLFGRRKYTSKQGHGEPNPSFIPAGHEANLRTAEHIDGIAGGTWGEVFDIPLTAHFIGGAPIGTDAASGVIDPYHRVFGHPGLSIVDGSAITANLGVNPSLTITAQAERAMSFWPNKGEADPRPAQSAGYRRLAPVAPKHPAVPVEAPGALRLPLA, encoded by the coding sequence GTGACTGCTCGTAACACCACCACGGACTACGACGTCGTAGTGGTCGGCTCCGGGTTCGGCGGCAGCGTCGCCGCGCTCCGGCTGACCGAAAAGGGTTACCGGGTCGCGGTGATCGAAGCGGGCCGCCGCTTCGCCGACGACGAATTCGCGAAGACCTCATGGGACGTGCGGCGCTACCTGTGGGCGCCGCAGCTCGGGTGCTTCGGGATCCAGCGGATCCACCTGCTCAAGGACGTGATGGTGCTGGCGGGCGCCGGGGTCGGCGGTGGGTCGCTGGTCTACGCGAACACGCTGTACCGGCCGCTCAAGCCGTTCTACACCGACCAGCAGTGGGCGCACATCACCGACTGGGAGGCCGAACTCGGCCCGCACTACGACCAGGCGAGCCGGATGCTGGGCGTGGTGACGAACCCGACGGTCACGCCGTCCGACGAGGTGATGCAGAAGGTCGCCGCGGACCTGGGCGTCGCGGATTCGTACCACCCGACGCCGGTCGGGGTGTACTTCGGCGAGCCCGGCAAGCGGGTCGCCGACCCGTACTTCGGCGGGGCGGGCCCGGCGCGGACCGGCTGCACGGAATGCGGTTCGTGCATGACCGGCTGCCGGGTGGGCGCGAAGAACACGCTGGTCAAGAACTACCTGTACCTGGCGGAGCGGGCCGGGGCGAAGGTGATCCCGCTGACCACGGTGACCGCGCTGCGCGAGCGGGCCGACGGTTCGTTCGAGGTGGACCTGCGCAAGACCGGGAAGACCTCGGCGCGGTTCCAGACCACGGTGACCGCGGGCCAGGTGGTGCTCGCCGCCGGGACCTGGGGCACGCAGAACCTGCTGCACCGGATGAAGGACACCGGCGCGCTGCCGCGGCTGTCGCCCAGGCTGGGCGAGCTGACCAGGACGAACTCCGAGGCGATCATCGGCTCCGGGCGGCCGACGGTGGACCCGGCGCGCGACTTCACCCGCGGGGTGGCGATCACGTCGTCGATCCACCCGGACGAGACCACGCACATCGAGCCGGTGCGCTACGGCAAGGGCAGCAATGCGATGAGCCTGCTGCAGACGATCGCCACCGACGGTGCTTCGCCGGTGCCGCGCTGGCGGCAGGCGGTGCGGTTCCTGGTTCGCCACCCGATCCAGTCGGCGAAGCTGCTCAACGGGTACCGGTGGAGCGAGCGCACGGTGATCCTGCTGGTGATGCAGAGCCTGGACAACTCGATCACCACCTACACCAGGCGCGGGCTGTTCGGCCGGCGCAAGTACACCTCGAAGCAGGGGCACGGCGAGCCGAACCCGTCGTTCATCCCGGCTGGGCACGAGGCCAACCTGCGCACCGCCGAGCACATCGACGGCATCGCGGGCGGGACCTGGGGCGAGGTGTTCGACATCCCGCTGACCGCGCACTTCATCGGCGGCGCACCGATCGGCACGGACGCCGCGTCCGGCGTGATCGACCCGTACCACCGGGTGTTCGGCCACCCCGGTCTGTCCATTGTGGATGGATCGGCGATCACCGCGAACCTCGGCGTGAACCCGTCGCTGACGATCACCGCGCAGGCGGAGCGCGCCATGTCGTTCTGGCCGAACAAGGGCGAGGCGGACCCGCGGCCCGCCCAGTCGGCCGGGTACCGGCGGCTGGCGCCGGTCGCGCCGAAGCATCCGGCGGTCCCGGTGGAGGCACCGGGCGCGCTGCGGCTGCCGTTGGCCTGA